The Elaeis guineensis isolate ETL-2024a chromosome 3, EG11, whole genome shotgun sequence region cagcttaatataatttttaagaaaaactttgaactgatctcgacacatcctaactatgactacataaaatatactttatATATTATGCAATTTAACATGCTTCTAtaattcataatagcaatcatataatcatgcaaaaaatttaataTGGGTGTAATTGAAGTCATAATATATGACAAGCATATTCAAGAAATAcagcaaaccctaatcatattaggcatgcataacactctTAGCCATatattgatttaagcatcaagctaccATGATGATATAAATTcttaattatcataaatttataattttaataattaaaatttaaaattatggtatataaaaagtcaaaaatattttttgagtttaaagatcgatgctaaaaatcaatgcaatatttttggcaagatatgaacaagaacaattctatgctactactttgtacttatttgatcgaatcagacaagggtggctttgataccactgttggatttcggccatatagtaaaaaataatttttaaaattttaaaataaaataagtcaataactttaataattaaaactatcgagccgaaatccaaatcctagaatcaacttatcgatatcgatcaaaataaaacaagcatgcaaaagggatagaattttatacttttaccaaAAGGATAaaatggcatgttggtgttctccataagactttaaagtagaagctctccaatgatgatccacatgaaagttggctaagatccttcctaatcggtgcaccgtcatagccttgtcttcttaagaacactgtcggcttcgaactcatGGTACGATCATGTCAAAACCCAGTTGCTTCCAATCTTGCCACCAAAATTACACCAAGAAGGCACTCTTCAAATGTGTCacaacctagaatttgatttttgggtCTAATATATGGAAAATCCAAAccttagggcacactagcaatacttgctaattctctcaccacccttcttgcaacttttgccactcaattttttcttgcttttttctcaaattttttctaaaatttttattatgatttctatgCCCCTTATCTCTAGTTTCAACCCAAAAACCCAATAGCTAGGCcatgtgggatgtcccatataaataagggaacaagggatgtgtcatgggatcaaggggtgccaacctttgacaCTCCACTTTCTAACAcgatgaataaattcaccatgtggaATTATAGTGCAAGAAagacttcacacagaaggactctccctcttctatgtgTTATAAAAAACCCATATTAatttggtgacaaatcaaagAAAATctagttgagaatttaaggcaacgtGTAATGATAAGTTCCTTCTTTAAgtaggactctccatcttcacatggTAATTAGAGTGGGGCGgcaatttattttggcatgatatctggtgggtgtagaggagttcttctccacttgaaactgttCCAAGTTGGGTAGAAAACCAATTAAgatagatccaatcccattaggtcaaagataaccgatctaggttagctcaaacactttgatctaaatcaatttaagaacttgggttaatacaatatgctagcatatcaaattaacctataaaatttatattaaactttaattaaatcagaccaaaatcaaatctcaaagtgtgtgacctattgggttccaaatctagctagcagtagatcaaaactttcgacgtaatcctaattcgatgagattagatcatccgaagagtcccaatcaactatgactcttcctaattgattctagaattaaactcttttaattttgatgagtctacaagttaagatCGATATCtaataatgtatcatgactatccaaaagatttaaaattttaataaaaaattatcaaaatattcttcagtagtaagttatcgtataattcaatccttcagtcaaacaacatcccagatgagctgtgggcatggaaaaatatcaaatccaatcacttatctttatgtatctcgatcataaggtgatgatttagttgatgatatattagaaatttttttctaattatcatcctgctttggtcaaagactttcagaatcatcaacctataagatcatataggatgttcgctctccttattaggagtgactgattccttattgatcactcacaacctctatgcgcacttcactatatccagaacaccccatacaaagatcaaagaatcaagttaggaagtgaaccaaaatatgaatccatgtacataaggtaccatgacgatctcagattaaaagatcacttacaaaactcccattagagaatcatcagttgacatgtaaataaaactccatctgatattctctcgcagatctattcagtgaactcattctctaatgagcacccatatcattGTATCAGTGTTACCACACAAGTAGTTATGAGATTAactatcctcatttctgagcatacataggatatgccagtcttataaGTATCATTAATccccgactcaatataccaatgactaaaaatattttaggtcatggttatcaaggatttaggtctcactggcgtgatctcatcacggccctaaaactattgtccagatctatggagttcattataatcttaagaacaaaaagatgcagcagataatgaatcaaaaatatttattttattaataatataaatatcaattacataagtctgaaagataaattataataatcacCCTATCGCATCtcgtatgcgattggcttgtagggtattattctttcagatccatccagataagttttcatatacagaaaaattatttatgatccataaaatcgaagcatacaacttaaaattctttcaactcacagaatcatatgtctgtattttattttttcatagctcTTTCAGATCATTGATTAACAGTCATAGAtatacataaatttcattatCTGGTACTTTCGAATCCGAAATcaatagtgatataaaaataaatagttctttcatgcactttcaaagtgacacattatatacaactagcatcacaggccacatgctgcaagaagtactcaaattatcaaagagattaaatccatctatcgctagaccaagcTGAATATTGCGCAGGTCtctcgcaaagtgcggatgcttttcatcgaagtctttccatactaTGGAGTCAgctggatggctaagtatgttctcctctgaaATTTGCTActtatgatgccatctcatttcttttactatttttatgGATATATACAGTCTttaaagtcttggaatcaatagaaaatacttcaaaatcttttgagatatcttcttttttttcctgttATCAGttttgtacctaggctcactgtatttcggacattcagttgcctattcattatccttataaaataatatacagtcatttttgcaggtatATATAGGAATATAATCAAGTCTTAATTTTCgtatatatatttttacttcagaatacAATTTCAGATGTTTCTTTCCATCGgaaagagctactttaatcaatgtcaaattttgatcaaataacttctaactccatcggttcacgattttaatatgaagtaattttatcaaaaactctaacttagataactttgcataatttggatagagtgactCTCGTGTATCTCTTACAAACTTTATAAACTGTTCAGAagttccttctacctcaagctggatattgtgctcatgatcagaattgccttcagatgcactGGTACTCATACGAATATTTGAGCAaacaccttgatgtaaatcatccaatagttctcctataccaccatATTCGATAGGTTcagtagcatcactatcatcttcagtatcgtcatcatcgtacacaccttcattcggatcaccctccttatatcatatccagcaagtatactttttatccataccatattatagtagatgctcctcaacaagtattatgtgatgatataccatatcgaCATATCttttgcatggatactttatccaactagcactgtcagccttatgtcgTGCAAAGTCTATAaaatctcaaatatttttttgatattcagacaaaaaaatatctctagcatttatctaacttttgttgatatccaacTAACAATAAACACGAAAACTATTAACAACAAAGAAATTTTCAGTGAAATTCTTTTGAACTGGATCTCGATCCGAATTTTGGATCGAATCTCGACCTAGATTCTAAACCAAATCCTGATCTAAATCCAGacatggatcattttatacaaaacagcacGCATTAAAGAACATAAACTGAACAATAACATAGAAAATCTCCTTCCattaatttaatgaagcaaagatatatgatcctatccatttcaaatcattactaataggtgtggccctatccctttcagaaaagtaataaacttattattgttattagttgatattttatttcattattgtaaaaattttgacagcatcttttcatgattctccaagtatacgatgtgaatatggtgcctacgcatctTATCTACCATATACTCGGAgaataatggacagataactactgagtactatataataaaataaaatatcaactattaacaataataagattattattttttttcaaaaaatctgaatacgGGATATCCAAAAGTCGATtctgatcaagatcgactcttgaataaaaatctatggctcaatgcaatttaactaccatctcggaATATATATttaaagatggatttctaatttatcaaaaaaaagtaattctgcattgaaattttttcatcaaaaattttagtaactttttttaaaaataaaaatatattttatatttaattataataagtaaaagcatacaaaatagcatataaaataattaaattataataagcaataGCAATGTGTATTGTACtagtggaataaaaaaaaattataaatttcagaagtaacactaaaaaatttatgcaataaatataaaataaactataagtagttaagcatgtaaaataatattaacaaaaaataataacatgaaacctaATCTCGAGGGTtggatggttttttattttttttaaaaatattttttatcttaaaataataaataatttttttctaacatattttttatctaaacatattttttttcttaaatatttttttctctaaacgaGCTGCGAACTCGGCCGCCCACAACCCTTGCTCCACAACGTCGGTGTCGTCACCCACCCCGCACCGCCTAGACTGAGCCTCCACGACCCCCGCTCCCATGATGCCGTCactgtcacccacccctcccgACCACCCCCTGCGGTGCCACCATCCTCTCCAACCCCCTACGATCGGGATCCCAAGttggatcctgatcagatcccaatctggatcccaatccgaatcgGAATTTCGACTTGAATCCGACCTCGATTCAATTCGGATcgtgatccaaattttatttttattaatcaaaaaataaaatatttgattaatattctattttttttactttttttttctttttttctccctcatttttctctttccttccttctttCCCGCTATCACCCACCCCTCACCAGTCGACCCCCTCCCCGCAGTCACCCACCCCTCCCAAGTCGACCCCGTCCACCGGCtgaccccctccctggccccgtgGTGCCGCTGTGTTGCCCTTGACCCCATCCCCACCCGGTGTCGCCAtcgaccgcccacccccaccctacaacctcctccgtcggtcgacccCCTCTCCGACCCCATGGCATTGCTGGCCGCCCATGGCCCCCTCCTGCCCCCGGCTGCCCaccgaccccatccccaccccgTGTGGCCCCCGACCGCCCACCCCTACCCTACAACCCCCTTCACCGACTGACCCCCTCCTCAGCCTCGTGGCGCCGCCGGCCGACCACGGCCCCATCTGTCTCCCCGTATCGTCCATGGCCGCCCTCCAATCCCATCCCCGCCCTCGTGTCGCCCCAAGCTGCCCACCcccaccctgcaaccccctccgccaGCTGACCTCTTCTCCGACCTCATGGCGTCGCTGGCAGCCCACCCCCCTACAACCTCCTCCACCCTTCGATGGCCCGATCAATCTTAAAAAAAAGGATTGGAAGAATCCTTACCTCTGGTGGATGGCGGATGACAACGGCGCGGACGGCTGTGCGGCAACGGTGCGGATGGAGGACAGTGGCGGCGATAGTGGAGATGGGCTTGCTGGCGGGAAGAGGGGGGAAGAGCTCGAagtgggagagaggagagggagaggggagagctcaaggagagagaagaggagaggggagagctcaTGGAGAGGAAGAGGGTTTCGCGTGAAGAGACGTCGAGTTGACATGCAttgaatgcagaactattagcgatgaaaattttcgtcgctaatactattattagcgacgaaaaattattttcgtcgccaataatttccatcaaaaaaattttctactaaaatttttttttcttctacaaaaatttcatctaaaaataaattattagcgatgaaaaaaaatttgatcgttaataaatttattaacgatgaaaaattaatttccaTCGCTAACAAatcctgtcaaaatttttttccctctaacaattttttcttcaaaaaatttttaaaaaattatttctaaaataattttttcaatgaaaatatttttgtcgttaataatttttttcaattaataaaatttttatttataaaaattgattaaaataatatttttaaaatataattatcgatGAAAAATATGTACATTTTGCTCAGACACTcattcactattttttttttggttatggaGACCAACCTGGCCATTGATGTGGATAAAGAATGATGCTTGCATGAACAGctataaatacaaactctataaCCCAGAGATTCAGCCAAAAATGTGTCTAGCATACGTATGCAAATATGACCATGCACGGGTGCATGTAGGAGAAGTGCGGGATGCAAGCTAGCACATGTACTTGGGATGATTCAAGTGTCCCACAGAGAAACATGCAAAGGGATACAAGCCAGCAAGCTAAGCTGGAAGCTCCTCGGGAAGTAGAGTATTACAAGATGAGTTTAGAATATTAAACTGAAATATTCCAACATCAATGAGTTTATGGGTATAACAACAGCGATATTTGGAAAAGATGGAGGCAGGACAACTACAAAAGTTACAGAGGTCTGCCAAGAAACAGGAAGAGAATATACGAAAATGGATTTACCAAAGTTACGAAACAGAGCTTGAGCACATAGATGGAATTCCAAACAAGAAAATGAAGGATTATTCTGATAGTAGCAGCAAATCATAAGTGCATGTGAAGCTAAGAAGTGAATCCGGTTAATTACAGAGAAGTGCCCATGTAATTTCTTGATCAATTTCCTAAAGCATTGCAAGTAACCTTAAGACATAGCCATGAGAGTCCAGAGGTGCCACATCAGAAGCTTGCAATTGTTAGCCTAGTTCCGGCTGTATTATCCGAGACCAAAAAGAAAAGTGGTAATTTTTATCTCTTGATAATCAAACACTGCACATTTTAGTTGCCACAACTATTTAAGGAAATAATCTCCCCCTCCCGGAGACgggttttttttaatattatttttttaaaacttaatttcaaatttacTCTTTATcccaatttattttcaaaaatacggCGTTTGAGTTGACTGGGCCGCGATGCGGCGAAATTGCATGTGCATTTCAACATGAAATCTCAACATGCATTCCAAGGTGAGCTGAACTTGACACTGCATGTTCAATATGCATTTTAAGCCTACATTGCTTGCTacagttaaaattttaaaatatataaaatttaaattaaaaccaCATATTGAAGGTACAGTTTCGTATTGAACATGTAGTTTCATTCcgtttttttttcctcccttcgTTCTGAGAGGCGAGAGCGGAAGATGTAAGAGGGCACGGGTTGGGGAGAGACCGCAGGGGGCATGAGGTGCGAGCACCGGGGCTGGGGGAGGGGAGATTTGTTGCGTGGAGCCGCAAGGGGCACGGGCTTCACTGGGGCCAGGGGGAGGAGGGGGGTTGTCGGATGGGGGGTGTTGCATGGAGCCGGAGGGGCGTGGGGTGCGGTTCAGGGGAGCCACGGAGGGCGTGGGGGGTCATAGGGGGTGCGGCACAGACAGTGACGGCCTAGACGTCACATGAGGAGAGGGAGGCGGCGAAGAAGCGAGGTCCGTGACGATGGGGAAGTCCGCTCATGGGGTCCGAGGGAAAGGGCATCGAAGAGCGGTGGCCAAGCAGAGGAGCCATGGATGGTGCACCAGAGGGGGTGAGTGCGGGTCAGTTGTGGGCAGAAGAAGGCGGAGGATCAGAGGGAAGAGAAAAACGAAAAGTCATAttactttattaataataaaatattattattattagaaaTAGAAATAGAaggtattaataataaaatattattttattatgaaaatttatgttGAAGATTTTTTGTAATTTAGAAATAGAAGGTATTTATGTAATATGGCATAACATATTAGAATtaataaaatgatatattaataaaataaaatttatattgataaaataatatattaatgtattaataatatgatattttattaaaaatcaataaatatatCTATTactaaaataaaagttttatatgataataaaatatatattattttaaaataattatataataaataaaaatattattgtaaaatgatatatttattaaataaaaatatgtcattatcgatccgatccgatccgatccctACTATCGATCTAATCTTCAAACGCTGATTCTTATTTCGGCAATTTATTTTCACTGATCCTTATGTCTGCTGATTTGAAGCTCATCCATTGGACTTAGCTTAATCTAGAAATCCTTTCAAACTTTAATAACTGCTCCATATAGCTGATCATAAAATAGATAGAGCAACTACAACGACTTCATCATTATTGTGTAAGTTTTGTTGGATCTGAAATGAATGATATTATCTGAAATAAGCTTTTGAATATaattatgattcaaatcaaatctaatcaaatattaaaatataaaatatattcaaataaaatttcTGTTCTCTATGGTCAGCTGCTCCACCCACCCGTCGCTACTCCACACCCCCTCCGATGCCAtgttgtattattattattagtagcATATCACCCGCACAATACAcgggatattttttttatttagtaaatatatcattttaaaataatatttttatttattatataattattttaaaataatatatattttattattatataaaatttttattttagtgataaatatatttattagtttttaataaaatatcatattattaatacattaatatattattttatcaatatatattttattttatgaatatatcattaatatattacttttcatttctcttttctccTTTGATCCTCCACCTTCCTTTGCCCGTGGCCACCCTACACCCATTCCCTCCGACGTGCCACCCACAGTTCGTCTACTCGACTGCTGCTCCTCCGTGACCTTCCCTTGAGTCTTACGCTCGGACCTCCCCGTTGTCATGAACCTCCCCTCATCGTCGCCTCTCTCTTCCCATGTGACATCCAAGCCATTGCTATTTGCGCCACACCCTAGCGGCCCCCCACGACCCCACGTGTTGCACCCCACACACTCCATACAACACCCCCCATCCAGCATCCCCCCTCCTCCTCTAGCCTCGGCAAAGTCCGCATCTCGCACCTCTTGCGGCTCCACGTGATCCAGCCCCCCTCCCTCCACCCTCCTCCAGCCCTAGCATTTGCACCTCGCATCTTCTGCCCTTGCCCCTCAGTATGaagtgaggaaaaaaaaaaaaaaaaaaaagaaactataGGTTGAACATGCTGTTTCAAATTGAAATTGCATGTCCAACATATGATtcccatttaaaatttaaattttttaaaattttaactgtAGTGGGTCATGTTGATTTGAAATTGCATGTTCTAGCTCATCTTAAAATTGCATGATATGTTCAACGTACAATTTCACCATGTCACAGTCCAATCAGCCAAATATCGTACTTTGGAAAATAAGTTGGGATGAGGAGTAGATTTGGATttatgttttaaaaaaataatatttagtaaaaaaCCCCTTGGAGCCAATGCGCCTTGGAACGTTGCTCCCAAGTAAGTCTATTCATTTttatagatctgaaataaatctctcTTAAGGGCCAACCTGTTCTCAAAATCAGAAGGAGAAAGGGAACAAAGTCCTCGTTACAGTCAAGGGCTTGAAATTTGGTAAGCAAATCAGATTTTCTTGATTTCTTTCAGAAATTTGGAGAACCATGCATTAGCATACTTGTAGGGATTGCTTTGTAATATACAATATACTACCATAACAACATTTGGCATCTTAAGTTGAATAGCAGCCATCCATTTTTCCCTTTAATTAGCTGCCAATATCAAAGCTAAATGCAGATGCTTGTTACATAAGATGCAAAATTGACACAGGGTAAGCATCTCCCATGATCCTCTTTATTAATGTGAATATTTCACTTCCACGAAACCTATCCATCTGTCTTTTCTCAAGTGCACAACATAAGTTTTAGAAGACCGCATGGGCGATTGTAAACAATTTAAGAATCATATCCATTTTGTCTTGGGATCTGATGCATGTGATGCAATTGGATTTGACCTTCCAATAACGTTAATCTTTCTAGTCCATTTCTATGGACAATCTCcaacttttaaatttatttaactatgctGATTCTCATCCTATCTGCAAAGTCTTTATTGTTTTCTTGTTTCTTGCTGGTGAACAGAGCCGAACACCGTGAGTCTTGGCTCAGATACAGCTTGTTGGATGATAAGGGCTTACATAAAGCAAAAAGTTAGGTACATGAAGATTTTAAGCAAAAAAGATCTATCATGCTCGGTGACTTGAgaaatcatatataatattcaGAGTTAGGACCTTTTCTTGCGTAATTTTGGCTTGGCCCAGAATGCAACACAAATTTTAGAGGGAATGGGGCCTTATCAGACTCTGATTTGTGCGTCTTTAGCAAACACCATAATGGATGGGAAAAAGCCTGGATGGTGCTGATGGTGATGTAGATTTAGGAATGGTAATATTATTTCAGAATTAGAtgctatttttaaaatataattcaaaatttctGAAGTTGTCaggaaaaaagaggaagagaccAAGGTGCAGAATTTATTCACATGTTACTATTTAGGAATTCGCCGTAGATTCATCATTCTGCAGTACCTATGTTCTCTTATTTCCAAATATTCAATTTAAAATGAGAACGgttcaaaattttgaaactttGGGCCTAGTAATTTTTACAAATAACTCCATTTATCATATGACCTGTTGGCAGAAATCCTTTCAGTTAAATTGTTATTCTACTTATTTTGGTCATTTACGATCAATCCAATAAGTTTAACTACAACTCTAAATCAAGTCAACTAGGCCTTGATTTTGAATTAATTGGGATTAGATCTATGAATCCTTTTCCTCCAGTCCGCTTAGTTTAGAGCCATACGTTTTGAATGATTTTGGGACGTCAAGTGCTTCCTTACCACTGCATTCCATATGATTTTGGATCTATCAAAATGTAACCGCTATCTTCATAATAGATGCTAATCAACTATAGAAGTGGCAGATTGAACACTACCCGAGAACACCCTTAGATGAGAAATCGCACAAATATTGACACAATAGATATGAAATTTCAAATACTTCTTACATCAGCTaatataaatcaatatattaCAGAATATTAGTTGCCAAATTATATGTATGTCGGAGGTTTTTCAAACTATTTTCTTAAATATATTGAATAGGATGAGCATGATAACCTTCTAGAACAATGTAATTTTTGAGTGGTTCCTTGTGCATCACAAATTGGTACATAAAAAAGTTAGAAATTAGCAATCTACCAGTCGTTATGAGAGTTAAGCCACATAACAAACATTAATAATACCATTTTATTCAAGACTGGAATGAATATTGACACCATAGTTGGCTTAAAGATTCTTGATTTATTGAAGAGCAATAAAATAACCAACTCCATGACTACAATAAAATAACCAACTCCATGACTACAACTACATTTTGAGCAAGTCCTTATTCTTGTACATCTAGGCCTTTCCTATAGCAAATTCTTCACTCATCATCATACAAGCTTGGCTCAATCCAGAGACAATCCACCGGTTCTTTCACACCATAGAACTTAGGATAATACTCCCGACTTCTCATAGAATAGTATACTCCCTTCCTATGATCATCGTTGCTGAACCTAGGAAAGTATATCCTGCTTCCGAATTCTTTCTTTGGTGCTCGCACCGAGAGAGAAGTTCTAACATCCAAAAATAATGTTTCCTTTCCGAGATCGTCTACCTTCCTCCAAGTCATCTTTGATTTATCCAACCTAAATACAAGAATTGGCTTTGCAACATTACCATTGAAAACAGATAAGAGCTCTCCATTAGATTCCACCAAATAGCAATCTTCCAGCCTTCTCTCTTCATTCACCACAGAATGAATTGGTTTTGGCCTTTCAAGAACTGTCCATGTCATGTCCCTTGGATTGAAAACTCCAAGGTTTCCATATGAACCAAGGCAGTAGAAAAGGCCATGATGAAAAACAGGATTGTTGTGAGTTGCACAGAATGGGAGATTATTATCATACCATAGATCTTTCCAAGCATTGTCACCATGGCGCCACAATGAAATATAAACATAAGTACTGTTTGTACCTCCAATGCCAAAAACCACACAATCTGAAGATGTTGGTGGGGAAGAAAACGAAATGCCGGTGAAGCAGTACAAAGATTCATCAAGCTCTGGAAGATTGATGACTGTCTCAGTAAATGGATTGATTATAAATAAGGACAAATCACCTTCAGAAATCAAGACCCATCCATTCTTAGAGAAGCGTAAATCAAGTGGCTCATCTGATGAGAGTTCCTCAATCTCTATGCTGTAACTCTTTCCGTCAATAGGGTCAAAGAAGTTGCATTCCCCATCAGAACCTGAAGTATACATGAGCACTGGCATATGCTTTTTAGTTTGAAAGTTATCAGAGATTGAGTTCCAATTCTTGCAGactgcattaaaatgtatctggTCCACCCAAGAGAGATGTGCTGCAAATAACTCCACAATCTCCAATGGAAGATCTGACCATGGCCTTGATGTTGCATGCTCCTCCTCATTTTCATTTGAGGTGTGTAATTGAACTGCCTTTCCATGAGACATTTGGTCTAATGTGCTATCAGACATTTGCTAAAACAAAGGAAACAAACAA contains the following coding sequences:
- the LOC140856520 gene encoding F-box/kelch-repeat protein At1g57790-like, which encodes MSDSTLDQMSHGKAVQLHTSNENEEEHATSRPWSDLPLEIVELFAAHLSWVDQIHFNAVCKNWNSISDNFQTKKHMPVLMYTSGSDGECNFFDPIDGKSYSIEIEELSSDEPLDLRFSKNGWVLISEGDLSLFIINPFTETVINLPELDESLYCFTGISFSSPPTSSDCVVFGIGGTNSTYVYISLWRHGDNAWKDLWYDNNLPFCATHNNPVFHHGLFYCLGSYGNLGVFNPRDMTWTVLERPKPIHSVVNEERRLEDCYLVESNGELLSVFNGNVAKPILVFRLDKSKMTWRKVDDLGKETLFLDVRTSLSVRAPKKEFGSRIYFPRFSNDDHRKGVYYSMRSREYYPKFYGVKEPVDCLWIEPSLYDDE